From the genome of Candidozyma auris chromosome 2, complete sequence, one region includes:
- a CDS encoding glucan endo-1,3-beta-D-glucosidase, translating into MSNIFASAVDTTEPIALFERKPGETAVPEGVSNSSPLHTNSFYCNMLVENRDCTVWTHPYSVWNSKTNKRFGLAAYLARDSDRVFGEGDPAEFFSHPVGVQRIVLSSSDFKEEPSFSLHSLSKFAATARFSSKSERDCYLDCPLVQGMGFVTGVYHNCIPKISSQVGFKSVEGDTSPRSGTSKYKVELDDGTKWLVYVTLPEGATLELALKGKNEIIADKSVDDGIVQICFASDVDTKSYDAAAGCYASDASISASIDGNKCSYSLSYSTKGSSNSNSTLVFALPHHVEAFDGETKGKATSITLQPTTKGKALGILSNKLTMVEELTMKDVTWDPATTIPGKKANYSQTALGAIREAAKNEVNGDVEKDSNVDSMYFGGKVLAKYAFVLLVCHRILKDGGLTNSLLPKMKKAINRFKSNKQQYPLFYDTSFKGIVSSAKEGSDFGNGHYNDHHFHWGYHIQAAAITAFVDKDLGGKWIDEIKHWVNSLVRDIANPTTDDKHFPVFRAFDFYNGHSWAKGLYASADGKDEESSSEDYNHAYALKLWANVLGDGDQEKRADLMLAIMSRSMNCYFLMSDDNKIQPSQFIGNKVTGILFENKAHHTTYFGTNEEYIQGIHMIPVNPVSSFIRKPEFVKQEWEQKLQGLVGNLNDGWRGILMLNAALFDPDMAWKFFSDGNFSKDHLDGGQSKTWSLAYCAGVGASS; encoded by the coding sequence ATGTCCAACATCTTTGCTTCTGCCGTCGACACTACTGAACCAATCGCCCTCTTTGAACGCAAGCCTGGTGAAACCGCCGTGCCCGAAGGAGTCAGTAACTCGTCGCCTCTCCACACAAACTCCTTCTATTGCAACATGCTTGTCGAGAACCGGGACTGTACCGTTTGGACCCACCCATACAGTGTGTGGAACAGCAAGACCAACAAAAGGTTTGGTCTCGCTGCGTATTTGGCTCGAGACTCAGACAGAGTCTTCGGCGAAGGCGACCCAGCCGAGTTCTTTAGCCACCCAGTGGGAGTGCAAAGGATTGTGTTGTCGTCGTCTGATTTCAAAGAGGAGCCCTCTTTCTCATTACACTCTTTGTCaaaatttgcagccaccgCTCGCTTCTCTTCCAAGTCTGAAAGAGACTGCTACCTAGACTGTCCTCTTGTTCAAGGCATGGGATTTGTTACTGGTGTCTACCATAACTGCATCCCCAAAATCAGTTCCCAGGTCGGCTTCAAGTCGGTTGAGGGAGACACTAGTCCTCGCCTGGGTACTAGCAAGTACAAGGTCGAGTTGGACGACGGCACTAAGTGGCTTGTGTATGTTACGCTTCCTGAAGGGGCCACTCTCGAGTTGGCATTGAAAGGGAAAAACGAAATCATTGCCGATAAGTCGGTGGACGACGGGATTGTCCAGATCTGTTTTGCCTCAGATGTTGATACCAAGAGCTACgacgctgctgctggctgCTACGCTTCGGATGCCTCTATCTCTGCTTCTATCGATGGCAACAAGTGCTCGTACTCTTTGCTGTACCTGACCAAAGGGTCGCTGAACAGCAACTCTACCCTAGTATTTGCCTTGCCTCATCATGTGGAGGCTTTTGATGGTGAAACTAAGGGCAAGGCCACCTCGATaactttgcaaccaacaACCAAAGGCAAGGCATTGGGGATTCTTCTGAATAAACTCACGATGGTAGAGGAGTTGACCATGAAGGATGTGACGTGGGACCCAGCGACCACCATTCCAGGCAAGAAGGCCAACTATTCCCAAACCGCCCTTGGGGCCATCAGAGAAGCTGCCAAAAATGAAGTCAATGGCGATGTTGAAAAGGACCTGAACGTGGATTCGATGTACTTCGGCGGTAAAGTGTTGGCTAAGTACGCCTTTGTTCTCCTAGTGTGTCACAGGATTTTGAAGGACGGAGGCCTCACCAACCTGTTGTTgccaaagatgaagaaggccATCAACCGGTTCAAGTCTAACAAACAACAGTACCCACTATTCTACGATACGTCTTTCAAGGGCATTGTCTCACTGGcgaaagaaggaagtgatTTCGGTAACGGCCACTATAACGACCACCATTTCCACTGGGGGTATCATATCCAGGCTGCCGCCATCACGGCCTTCGTCGACAAGGACCTCGGCGGTAAATGgattgacgagatcaaACACTGGGTTAACTCGCTTGTCAGAGATATCGCTAACCCCACTACTGATGACAAGCACTTTCCTGTGTTCCGTGCATTTGACTTCTACAACGGTCACAGCTGGGCCAAAGGGCTCTACGCCTCTGCCGACGGCAAAGACGAGGAAAGTTCCTCCGAGGATTACAATCATGCCTATGCCCTCAAGCTCTGGGCAAATGTCCTAGGGGACGGCGaccaagagaaaagagcaGACCTTATGTTGGCGATCATGAGCAGAAGCATGAACTGctacttcttgatgtctgACGACAACAAAATCCAGCCCTCCCAGTTCATCGGCAACAAAGTCACAGGTATATTGTTTGAGAACAAGGCCCACCACACTACTTATTTCGGCACCAACGAGGAGTACATTCAGGGCATCCATATGATTCCCGTCAATCCTGTGTCTTCGTTTATTAGAAAACCAGAGTTTGTCAAGCAGGAGTGGGaacaaaaacttcaaggcCTCGTTGGCAATTTAAACGATGGCTGGAGAGGaatcttgatgttgaacgCCGCCCTTTTTGACCCAGATATGGCATGGAAGTTCTTCAGCGACGGCAATTTCAGCAAAGACCATTTGGACGGCGGTCAGTCCAAGACGTGGTCATTGGCATACTGTGCTGGCGTTGGAGCATCTTCATGA
- the TRM1 gene encoding tRNA (guanine26-N2)-dimethyltransferase, which produces MTINIEEFNIIKEGKASVLVPKQETVFYNHIQQFNRDLSVMAIRAWLAETNAKRHEKMSKKRKLEDETGGNEPIACEDRKFVRILEALSASGLRALRYGHEVPQVSRIVANDLLPAAVASINRSAEYNNLSDLVKGHEGDAITYMGSIKDNERFHVVDLDPYGTAAPFLESAVRSIMDDGLLMVTCTDAGVLAGNGYPEKCYALYGGSNFGNTFMGSEANHEAGIRLILSTIANVAARHKKCIEPVLSLSIDYYFRVFVRVKTSPAQVKQLASTMMLVNHCVGCGYQVEQRMGRVSGNKFQTPRASPVGPNCPCCGSPFHVAGPMWGGKLHNKEFVEKVLSINRAADTSVYGTTERIKGMLTLAKEEIETPFYTNLGRLPSLFKASTIPLTEFARALGNLGHRVSLTHAKANSIKTSAPWEDVLLLAARWLRKCNEKRLSELKASVEGITDKEKKQKKLQTIKELEENIDTSKNLSDTMPGARVLKFLEKDTREVDFDTPNELSDGLVKLRKIKMVRFQETPANWGPKARPGKKQKTEEKSVEQ; this is translated from the coding sequence ATGACGATAAATATCGAGGagttcaacatcatcaaagagGGCAAAGCGTCTGTGCTTGTGCCAAAGCAGGAAACCGTCTTTTACAACCACATCCAGCAATTCAACAGAGATCTCTCGGTGATGGCTATCAGAGCGTGGCTCGCAGAGACTAATGCAAAAAGGCATGAGAAAATGCTGAAGAAACGAAAATTGGAAGATGAAACTGGTGGAAACGAGCCAATTGCATGCGAGGATCGAAAGTTCGTTCGTATTTTGGAGGCTCTTTCGGCCTCAGGGCTCCGAGCCTTGCGGTACGGCCATGAAGTGCCCCAAGTTTCCAGAATCGTCGCCAACGATTTGCTCCCGGCAGCCGTAGCGTCGATAAACCGTTCAGCAGAATACAACAACCTCAGTGATTTGGTAAAGGGCCATGAGGGTGATGCCATCACGTACATGGGATCGATTAAGGATAACGAGCGATTCCATGTGGTGGATTTAGACCCTTACGGAACCGCCGCCCCGTTTTTGGAGAGCGCCGTTCGCCTGATAATGGATGATGGCTTGCTCATGGTGACATGCACGGACGCTGGGGTGCTTGCGGGAAATGGATACCCTGAGAAGTGCTATGCCTTGTACGGAGGGAGTAACTTTGGCAACACCTTTATGGGGCTGGAGGCCAATCACGAGGCGGGCATAAGACTTATTTTATCTACAATTGCTAATGTTGCCGCCAGGCACAAAAAGTGCATTGAACCCGTGCTCAGTTTGAGCATCGACTACTACTTCCGTGTGTTTGTGAGGGTGAAGACCAGTCCTGCTCAGGTAAAGCAGTTGGCGTCGACTATGATGCTTGTGAATCACTGCGTGGGCTGTGGCTATCAAGTAGAGCAGAGAATGGGCCGTGTGAGCGGGAATAAATTCCAAACACCTAGAGCATCCCCAGTGGGGCCCAATTGCCCATGCTGTGGCAGCCCGTTCCACGTCGCTGGGCCAATGTGGGGCGGCAAGCTACATAATAAGgagtttgtggagaaggtACTCTCAATTAACCGTGCAGCAGACACTTCAGTGTATGGAACCACAGAGAGGATAAAAGGCATGCTTACTTTGGCCAAAGAGGAGATCGAGACACCTTTTTACACAAACCTTGGCCGATTGCCCAGTTTGTTCAAAGCATCTACCATTCCCTTGACCGAATTTGCCAGGGCATTGGGCAACTTAGGCCACAGGGTGTCTTTGACGCACGCTAAAGCCAACTCCATCAAAACCAGTGCGCCATGGGAGGACGtgcttcttttggctgcaaggTGGCTACGAAAGTGCAACGAAAAGCGGTTGAGCGAGCTAAAGGCAAGTGTTGAAGGGATCAcagacaaagaaaagaagcaaaagaaattgcAGACGATTAAAGAGCTCGAGGAGAACATCGACACGAGCAAGAACCTCAGTGACACGATGCCTGGGGCTCGtgtgttgaagtttttggagaaggataCCAGAGAGGTGGATTTCGATACGCCCAACGAGTTGAGCGATGGACTAGTCAAGTTGAGGAAGATCAAGATGGTGCGTTTCCAAGAAACGCCAGCCAACTGGGGTCCTAAGGCCCGGCCTggcaagaagcaaaagaccGAGGAGAAGTCCGTCGAGCAGTAG
- the CCE1 gene encoding cruciform cutting endonuclease yields MLARQKIATLHGIALHCGYPAVANKTERIKAIEETSHLYSSIKPAPLNILSIDVGIKNFSYAKASYERPLEQARSFKLHDWNHVNLHDQFGASSANSSTSLPKTYLARLADSVVNKIILSDSWVPSVILMESQRTRSNTNSVTLPNVLLNYTLEHMIYAAYTARLDAFPSYKDVPILATNSGKMVNFWLNRFIEKDSRMNLTFSKKLRAGLFFGWLADSKASPIDLLEISSRLPSDFGASTSKKQTSYFLDSFSFATKPGKADDLIDCMLYNIGAFQQLLHHFQLQHQISHDKDVLPLLESWNNDHLRYVAPVVERFDLALRPEFCSWQYGRMYSNR; encoded by the coding sequence ATGCTAGCTCGCCAGAAAATAGCCACTCTCCATGGAATTGCTCTTCATTGTGGCTACCCGGCGGTGGCAAACAAGACAGAACGCATCAAGGCAATTGAGGAGACTTCCCACCTCTACAGCTCCATCAAGCCTGCTCCATTGAACATCTTATCGATAGACGTGGgaatcaagaacttctccTACGCAAAGGCGCTGTACGAAAGACCACTCGAGCAAGCCAGGAGCTTCAAGTTGCACGATTGGAACCACGTCAACCTTCATGATCAATTTGGTGCCTCCCTGGCCAATTCTTCGACGTCCCTCCCGAAGACATACCTTGCGAGGTTAGCAGATTCTGTGGTGAATAAGATCATCTTGTCTGATTCATGGGTCCCATCGGTGATTCTTATGGAAAGCCAGCGAACGCGGTCAAACACGAACTCTGTCACCCTCCCAAATGTTTTACTCAACTACACTTTGGAGCATATGATCTACGCAGCGTATACTGCTAGACTAGATGCTTTTCCATCATACAAGGACGTGCCCATATTGGCTACTAACTCGGGAAAGATGGTCAATTTCTGGCTAAATAGATTCATCGAGAAAGATTCCCGCATGAACCTtactttttcaaagaagcttcgAGCTGGTCTATTCTTCGGCTGGCTTGCAGACTCGAAGGCTTCACCTATAGATCTCTTGGAgatatcatcaagattACCGTCAGATTTCGGCGCTctgacttcaaagaagcagacGTCTTACTTCTTAGACTCATTCAGTTTTGCTACCAAGCCAGGCAAAGCAGACGATTTGATCGACTGCATGCTCTACAACATCGGAGCtttccaacaacttctACATCACTTCCAACTACAGCATCAAATTTCCCACGACAAGGACGTGTTAcctcttcttgaactgTGGAATAATGACCACTTGCGCTACGTGGCTCCCGTCGTTGAACGATTTGATCTCGCACTAAGGCCAGAGTTTTGTTCATGGCAGTATGGCCGTATGTATTCAAATAGGTAA
- a CDS encoding signal peptidase complex catalytic subunit SEC11, which translates to MNPRQQLTQLLTLAYVFTSAFVMWKGLSVFTNSHSPIVVVLSGSMEPAFQRGDILFLWNRDTQAKVGDIVVYEIKGQSIPIVHRVLNEHHNDEKQLLLTKGDNNALNDLSLYAKKQAYLNQKTDLVGTVKAYVPKLGYATILITENVYVKYALLGIMGISAVLSGE; encoded by the coding sequence ATGAACCCTCGCCAGCAATTGACTCAGCTCCTCACGCTAGCCTACGTTTTCACGTCAGCCTTTGTCATGTGGAAAGGGTTGAGTGTATTCACCAACTCCCACTCCCCAATTGTGGTTGTGTTGTCTGGGTCCATGGAACCAGCGTTCCAAAGAGGCGATatcttgttcttgtggaATAGAGATACCCAGGCGAAAGTTGGTGACATTGTCGTCTATGAGATCAAGGGCCAGTCGATTCCTATTGTGCATCGTGTGCTCAACGAGCACCACAACGATGAGAAACAGCTTTTGCTTACCAAAGGCGACAACAACGCTTTGAACGACTTGTCCCTTTACGCGAAGAAGCAGGCATACTTGAACCAGAAAACAGATCTTGTGGGCACCGTGAAGGCGTACGTGCCCAAACTCGGGTATGCCACCATCTTGATTACGGAAAATGTTTATGTGAAGTATGCCTTGCTCGGTATCATGGGCATCTCTGCGGTGTTGAGTGGAGAGTAG
- a CDS encoding palmitoyltransferase SWF1, producing MLLLGSVIVAFGALVAIFILGDQPRFRGTWIHSLYLTLTRASGRLTRWLGIILDENPAVGSLLRWSVPVFYCCIVTFCIYLFFANVYGKLPPEIKGSLFHHLWIFMSIACVAASTTMVTFVDPGTATASNVDLATSLFPANGLIFFEKRCSTCNLQKPARSKHCSTCNKCVLLYDHHCLWVNNCIGLRNYRWFMAYLVSNINMMFYGGILCFSELRYQRHLHYQNWGWWALITRTTEYNRIAGILTILTALFVPITSIFTILHLRYLYLGITTNEAGKWGEIEHLVGLNALVYIVEKGQYAERATMRDADGSFTRAYLSLDDEIVLFTEKEESRYTIRRIQSMETDLDNIYDKGFWNNFKERVLTIAQI from the coding sequence ATGCTCCTCTTGGGCCTGGTTATCGTTGCCTTTGGAGCTCTCGTGGCGATCTTCATTTTAGGAGACCAGCCTCGGTTCAGAGGGACTTGGATCCACAGCCTATACTTGACCTTGACTAGGGCTAGTGGGCGTCTCACTCGTTGGTTAGGTATaattcttgatgagaatCCTGCGGTGGGATCTCTACTACGCTGGCTGGTTCCGGTTTTCTACTGCTGCATTGTGACTTTTTGCATCTACTTGTTTTTCGCCAACGTGTATGGCAAGCTTCCGCCTGAAATCAAGGGCTCACTTTTCCATCACTTGTGGATCTTCATGTCAATTGCATGTGTGGCTGCTTCTACGACTATGGTTACTTTCGTTGATCCTGGCACAGCCACAGCGTCAAATGTTGATCTTGCGACATCTTTGTTTCCTGCCAATGGACttatcttcttcgagaagcGCTGCTCCACATGCAACCTTCAGAAACCGGCTAGGTCGAAACATTGTAGCACCTGTAACAAATGTGTTCTTTTATACGATCACCACTGTTTGTGGGTGAACAATTGCATAGGGCTCCGGAACTACCGCTGGTTCATGGCATACTTGGTACTGAACATCAATATGATGTTTTATGGCGGCATTTTGTGCTTTCTGGAGCTCCGGTACCAGAGACATTTACATTATCAAAATTGGGGCTGGTGGGCGTTGATCACCAGAACAACAGAGTACAACCGCATCGCCGGAATCTTGACCATATTGACGGCTCTTTTCGTGCCCATCACCTCGATTTTTACTATCTTACATCTTCGATATCTATACTTGGGCATCACAACAAACGAAGCAGGCAAATGGGGTGAAATAGAGCATCTTGTGGGGCTCAACGCATTGGTTTACATCGTAGAAAAGGGCCAATACGCAGAACGTGCCACCATGAGAGACGCCGATGGTTCTTTCACAAGAGCATACTTGAGTCTCGATGACGAGATTGTGTTATTCAccgaaaaagaagaatcgAGGTACACGATTCGCAGAATCCAGCTGATGGAAACAGACCTAGATAATATCTATGACAAAGGGTTTTGGAACAACTTCAAGGAGAGAGTGCTCACAATTGCACAGATATAG
- a CDS encoding phosphopantothenoylcysteine decarboxylase complex subunit: MDHRPFGSDRSDSSRPKSPQLEDSPHDPTQHAQFETHPARPQPKNAWASQSSSPYSSRVSSPGELHMVPRESHVPFHLQLETSLNAHNSAMHETSPSHAASQRSNAASYSNPSPVQSSLSPQNESSCNSPHSVASPAHPATNTTFGTSDSQTSVPQPPLLRIGSTNAGGEFDPRSRNQSVSFSDQYGSERSRRFTISSQPSTANLTQQQKLHSSSQTPLGGGPSRKPSLKGEAVPASLSRNSSALNTNQQQHYSEQQQKHLISQFQKLQTGNAEIGEGAPLQHNVAGADAQSNVPSSQFSQYSLSSSRIESPVSANMQERKGSPSPPPLKSSHSGSRSALRSSSRTQVPQVSHSESAAIPINVSGGSLSRRSSATRKSNKTVVASPVGPPVPFQEYLLKEDDKKFHILLGCTGSVATIKVPMIIDKLFQIFGTQKISIQLVVTKSAGHFLKGLKIHNEVKIWRDEDEWANFTEWNNSNMTTTTASTYEPHTSVKKSKNPYDKMILHNELRKWADIMLIAPLSANTLAKIANGISDNLLTSIVRSWGPTGAIAGQSATKKPILVAPAMNTFMYTHPMTAKQLKSITTSEDGFGMEVLKPVEKVLVCGDIGMGGMREWIDIVETLRKKIKLMASERASEGLDVSLEEQDEEDEDDNDNINNNGNDDDDDDDDDDDDDDDDDDDDDDDDDDDDDDDDDDDEVDEEGDNEQEKEESPVSSADGEERIKGQNRDGQDKKGNTATGKRKGIEVKDNDDGLMFELSEDTSDVVSEIQRNISPVNEGASSII; encoded by the coding sequence ATGGACCACAGACCCTTCGGGTCGGATCGATCCGACTCGAGTCGCCCGAAATCACCTCAACTAGAGGATTCTCCTCACGATCCCACTCAGCATGCCCAATTTGAAACCCATCCGGCAAGACCTCAGCCTAAAAACGCCTGGGCGTCACAATCGTCATCTCCATACTCATCTAGAGTGTCTTCCCCTGGCGAACTCCATATGGTGCCCAGGGAATCGCATGTTCCTTTCCATCTCCAGCTTGAAACTTCGCTAAATGCCCACAATAGTGCAATGCATGAAACGTCCCCTTCTCATGCTGCATCTCAGAGGCTGAACGCAGCTTCATATTCCAACCCGCTGCCTGtgcagctgctgctttcaCCACAAAACGAGTCAAGTTGCAACTCACCTCACAGTGTAGCTTCCCCTGCTCACCCTGCTACCAATACCACCTTTGGCACCTCTGACTCTCAGACAAGTGTGCCACAGCCTCCTCTTCTACGTATAGGAAGCACAAACGCCGGAGGTGAGTTTGATCCCAGATCCCGAAACCAATCTGTATCGTTCTCGGATCAGTACGGATCAGAGAGATCCCGAAGATTCACTATATCTTCTCAACCCCTGACAGCAAATTTGACCCAGCAACAAAAGTTGCACTCTCTGTCACAAACCCCCTTGGGAGGTGGTCCCTCGAGAAAACCTTCCTTGAAAGGTGAGGCTGTTCCTGCCAGTCTAAGCAGAAATAGCTCTGCATTGAATacaaatcaacaacagcatTATTCggagcagcagcagaagcacCTCATAAGCCAGTTTCAGAAACTTCAAACTGGAAATGCAGAGATTGGTGAAGGTGCTCCTCTTCAGCACAACGTCGCAGGCGCAGATGCTCAATCGAACGTTCCTCTGAGCCAGTTTCTGCAATATTCTCTCTCATCGTCTCGCATCGAGTCTCCGGTTTCTGCCAATATGCAAGAGCGTAAAGGCTCTCCATCACCTCCTCCACTCAAGTCATCCCACTCGGGCTCTCGCTCAGCCCTAAGATCGAGTAGTCGGACACAAGTGCCCCAAGTGAGCCATCTGGAGTCGGCAGCCATTCCAATAAACGTGAGTGGAGGCTCCTtgctgagaagaagttcagcAACAAGGAAATCTAACAAAACTGTGGTGGCATCACCAGTTGGTCCTCCAGTTCCCTTCCAAGAGTACTTATTGAAGGAGGATGACAAAAAATTTCACATACTTCTTGGCTGTACGGGAAGTGTCGCTACTATCAAGGTTCCAATGATCATTGATAAACTATTCCAAATATTTGGAACCCAGAAAATTTCTATTCAGCTCGTGGTGACAAAGTCGGCAGGTCACTTCTTGAAGGGCCTCAAGATACATAATGAAGTAAAAATCTGGAgggatgaagatgaatgGGCCAACTTCACTGAATGGAATAACTCCAACATGACAACTACTACTGCATCGACATATGAGCCACATACCTCAGTCAAGAAGTCTAAAAATCCCTACGACAAGATGATACTTCATAATGAGCTCCGAAAATGGGCCGATATCATGTTGATTGCTCCACTTAGTGCAAATACTTTGGCAAAGATCGCAAATGGTATTTCGGACAATTTGTTAACATCCATCGTCAGATCATGGGGTCCCACAGGAGCTATTGCAGGACAAAGTGCCACCAAGAAACCCATACTAGTGGCTCCTGCTATGAACACATTTATGTACACACATCCCATGACAGCCAAACAGCTTAAACTGATCACCACTTCTGAGGATGGTTTCGGAATGGAGGTTTTGAAACCCGTGGAGAAGGTTTTGGTTTGTGGAGACATTGGAATGGGCGGTATGCGTGAATGGATCGACATCGTCGAAACTCTTCgaaagaaaatcaagctCATGGCTTCCGAACGTGCCTCTGAGGGACTTGATGTCTCTTTAGAAGAGCAGgatgaggaggacgaggacgatAATGATAATATCAATAATAATGGtaatgacgatgacgacgatgacgacgatgacgatgatgacgatgatgatgatgatgacgatgatgatgacgatgatgacgatgatgacgatgatgacgatgatgacgatgaggttgatgaggaaggtgacaatgaacaagaaaaggaagagtCTCCAGTAAGCAGTGCAGATGGAGAGGAACGAATTAAAGGTCAGAATCGTGATGGTCAAGACAAGAAGGGAAATACAGCAACGGGAAAACGAAAAGGAATAGAAGTCAAGGATAATGACGATGGTCTTATGTTCGAGTTGTCTGAAGATACTTCCGATGTTGTAAGTGAGATCCAGCGTAACATTAGTCCTGTCAATGAAGGAGCGCTGTCCATAATATGA
- the PLB3 gene encoding lysophospholipase — translation MKWSVVLVALAAPVWAKSPSGGYAPAKVDCPSGPLLRNAHNLSEAEAKWVKERNKVTDENLKTFIKDANLEDFDVDSFLDNTTDGRSIKIGLAFSGGGYRAMLSGAGQMAALDNRTKGADTKGLGGLLQASTYLAGLSGGNWLVGTIAVNNFTSVQALIDQDNLWNLKHSIVNMGGWNPIKIYNYYKNLGDTVDNKDDAGFDISLTDTWARALSHQFFPESSGYGADLLWSDIQDIDPFTNHEMPFPVVVANGRTPGVQVISSNSTVFEVSPYELGSWDPSLHSFFQTKYLGSETKDGSTNGSCVGGFDNAGFIMGTSSSLFNQFILHINTTSLSSVVKSIVKGILNKVSHDEDDIAVYKPNPFYDYTNASYHSIVKNDTLYLCDGGEDGQNVPLYPLIQPVRELDVIFAYDNSADRQSWPDGTSLVKTYERQFTSQGNGSIFPYVPDPNTFINLNMTARPAFFGCDAKNLTSLLDEGQDENDVYKAPLIVYTANRPFTYWANQSTFKLSWEEPEKLGMIKNGFEVASRLNLTLDKEWKACVSCAIIRREQERQGIEQSEQCKKCFQQYCWDGSLDTGPVNVNFTTTGTTNGTNNVGNRTISGAVSILAYASGSYTWVRAVGYALLVVLVCSINL, via the coding sequence ATGAAGTggctggtggtgcttgtggCATTGGCAGCGCCAGTTTGGGCAAAATCCCCGTCTGGCGGTTACGCTCCAGCGAAAGTCGACTGCCCTCTGGGTCCCCTCTTAAGAAACGCCCATAACTTGTCTGAAGCAGAAGCTAAGTGggtgaaagaaagaaacaaagtCACTGACGAAAACTTGAAAACGTTCATCAAAGATGCCAACTTGGAAGACTTCGATGTGGACAGTTTCCTAGACAACACTACCGACGGTCGGTCTATCAAGATCGGCTTGGCCTTCTCTGGAGGTGGTTACAGAGCCATGTTGTCGGGAGCTGGTCAAATGGCAGCATTGGATAACAGAACAAAAGGTGCAGACACCAAGGGACTTGGAGGGTTGCTCCAGGCGCTGACGTACTTGGCAGGCTTGTCAGGAGGCAATTGGCTTGTGGGCACCATTGCCGTGAACAATTTCACCTCGGTGCAAGCATTGATCGACCAGGACAACTTGTGGAATCTCAAACACTCCATTGTCAACATGGGTGGGTGGAACCCGATCAAAATCTACAATTACTACAAGAATTTGGGTGATACTGTCGATAACAAGGACGACGCTGGGTTTGACATTTCCTTGACTGATACGTGGGCCAGAGCATTGTCCCACCAGTTTTTCCCCGAGAGCTCTGGGTACGGCGCTGACTTGTTGTGGTCGGATATCCAAGACATAGACCCATTCACCAACCACGAGATGCCTTTCCCTGTGGTGGTGGCCAATGGCAGAACGCCAGGCGTCCAGGtcatttcatcaaactcTACAGTTTTTGAGGTGTCTCCATACGAGCTTGGCTCCTGGGACCCATCCTTGCACTCGTTCTTTCAGACAAAGTATTTGGGAAGTGAAACGAAGGACGGCTCCACCAACGGCTCTTGCGTGGGTGGGTTTGATAATGCTGGTTTCATTATGGGCACGTCTTCCTCTTTGTTCAACCAGTTCATCTTGCATATCAATACTACGTCCTTGTCGAGTGTTGTCAAGAGTATCGTCAAGGGGATCTTAAATAAAGTGTCTCACGATGAAGACGATATTGCCGTGTACAAGCCCAACCCGTTCTACGACTACACAAATGCCAGTTACCATAGTATCGTGAAAAACGACACCCTTTACTTGTGTGATGGAGGTGAGGATGGCCAGAATGTGCCATTATATCCATTGATCCAGCCAGTTCGTGAACTCGATGTCATTTTCGCATACGATAACTCTGCCGACAGACAGAGTTGGCCCGATGGAACATCCTTGGTGAAGACGTACGAGAGACAATTCACCTCTCAAGGTAACGGCTCGATCTTCCCTTACGTTCCTGACCCaaacaccttcatcaacttgaacatgACTGCCCGGCCAGCTTTTTTTGGATGTGATGCCAAAAACCTCACGTCTTTGCTCGATGAAGGTCAAGATGAAAACGACGTGTACAAGGCTCCCTTGATTGTCTACACCGCAAACAGACCTTTCACTTACTGGGCAAACCAGAGTACATTCAAGCTCTCATGGGAAGAGCCCGAGAAGCTTGGAATGATCAAGAACGGGTTCGAGGTTGCCTCAAGATTAAATCTTACCCTCGATAAGGAGTGGAAAGCGTGTGTGAGTTGCGCTATCATCAGAAGAGAGCAGGAGAGACAAGGCATCGAACAGTCGGAGCAGTGCAAGAAGTGTTTCCAGCAATACTGCTGGGACGGTTCTTTGGATACGGGTCCAGTGAATGTCAACTTCACCACTACCGGTACAACCAACGGCACCAACAACGTTGGCAACAGAACCATCAGCGGCGCTGTTTCTATCCTTGCTTATGCCTCTGGCTCGTACACCTGGGTCAGGGCTGTGGGCTATGCCcttttggtggtgcttgtgtGCTCCATCAACCTTTGA